A genomic segment from Streptosporangium roseum DSM 43021 encodes:
- a CDS encoding roadblock/LC7 domain-containing protein, whose amino-acid sequence MTGKVTNTGELNWLLDDLTTRVGAVRQAVILSTDGLAVGFSKGLSREDAEHLSAVAAGFQSLARGAGRHFGGGEVRQTIVEMESAFLFVTAAGQGTCLAVLSSSDADVGHIAYEMAMLVKRVGQHISTLPRQGLS is encoded by the coding sequence ATGACCGGAAAAGTGACTAACACCGGCGAGCTGAACTGGCTCCTCGACGACCTGACCACCAGGGTGGGCGCGGTACGCCAGGCGGTGATCCTGTCCACCGACGGGCTCGCCGTGGGCTTCTCCAAGGGCCTCAGCCGGGAGGACGCCGAGCACCTGTCCGCGGTCGCGGCCGGGTTCCAGAGCCTGGCGCGCGGAGCCGGACGCCACTTCGGCGGCGGCGAGGTCCGTCAGACCATCGTGGAGATGGAGTCGGCGTTCCTGTTCGTCACGGCCGCCGGGCAGGGAACCTGCCTGGCCGTGCTGAGCAGCTCCGACGCCGATGTCGGCCACATCGCCTATGAGATGGCGATGCTGGTCAAACGGGTCGGCCAGCACATCTCCACCCTTCCGCGCCAAGGCCTCTCGTGA
- a CDS encoding MarR family winged helix-turn-helix transcriptional regulator encodes MTRWLDDDEQRAWRAFLTASQLVQEELDRQLQRDSGMPHAYYAVLVKLSEAPDRMLRMSELAAEVNSSQSRLSHAVARLEDRGWVRRERCAADRRVSWAVLTDEGFAVLAAAAPGHVEAVRQCFFELLDPEQLHRLTEICTVLLRKAAP; translated from the coding sequence GTGACGCGATGGCTGGACGATGACGAGCAGCGTGCCTGGCGCGCCTTCCTGACGGCTTCGCAGCTCGTTCAGGAGGAGCTGGACCGGCAATTGCAGCGGGATTCCGGCATGCCGCACGCCTACTACGCGGTGCTGGTGAAGCTGTCGGAGGCGCCGGACCGCATGCTGCGGATGAGCGAGCTCGCGGCGGAGGTCAACTCCTCGCAGAGCCGGCTCTCCCACGCCGTGGCCCGGTTGGAGGATCGCGGCTGGGTGCGGCGCGAGCGGTGTGCCGCCGACAGGCGCGTGAGCTGGGCGGTGCTCACCGACGAGGGGTTCGCGGTGCTCGCCGCCGCCGCCCCCGGTCACGTCGAGGCGGTACGGCAGTGCTTCTTCGAGCTGCTCGACCCCGAGCAGCTCCACCGGCTCACCGAGATCTGCACGGTGCTGCTGCGGAAGGCGGCTCCCTGA
- the xylB gene encoding xylulokinase translates to MTLVAGVDSSTQSCKVVIRDAETGALVRQGRAAHPDGTEVDPAAWWTALQEAIARAGGLDGVAAMSVGAQQHGMVCLDESGAVVRDALLWNDTRSAGAARDLVEELGGPLKWAEAVGSVPVASFTVTKLRWLAEHEPGSARRTARVCLPHDWLTWRLGGEFVTDRGDASGTGYWSPATGSYRTDILAAAFGAVPGLPQVLGPRDQAGELSVPGGRGPVRLAPGTGDNMAAALGVGALPGDVVVSLGTSGTAFAVADVPSADPSGAVAGFADATGRFLPLVCTLNAARVLDAAARLLGVDLDRLGRLALDAPAGAGGLVCVPYLEGERTPNLPDATGSLHGLTLGTSTPAHLARAAVEGMLCHMADAFDALGLDPARVLLIGGGARSEAVRRIAPAVFGRPVVVPEPGEYVADGAARQAAWLLGGGAEPPVWETGGTERFEADATPDVRARYAEARDGR, encoded by the coding sequence ATGACCCTCGTGGCCGGGGTCGACTCGTCGACCCAGAGCTGCAAGGTGGTGATCAGGGACGCGGAGACGGGCGCCCTGGTGAGGCAGGGGCGCGCGGCCCACCCGGACGGGACCGAGGTCGACCCGGCCGCCTGGTGGACGGCGCTCCAGGAGGCGATCGCGCGGGCGGGCGGCCTGGACGGCGTCGCGGCCATGAGCGTCGGCGCCCAGCAGCACGGCATGGTCTGCCTGGACGAGTCCGGCGCCGTCGTGCGGGACGCGCTGCTGTGGAACGACACCCGCTCCGCCGGGGCCGCCCGGGACCTGGTCGAAGAGCTGGGCGGCCCGCTGAAGTGGGCCGAGGCGGTCGGCAGCGTGCCGGTCGCGTCGTTCACGGTGACCAAGCTCCGCTGGCTGGCCGAGCACGAGCCCGGCAGTGCCCGCCGTACGGCTCGGGTGTGCCTGCCGCACGACTGGCTCACGTGGCGCCTGGGCGGGGAGTTCGTCACGGACCGGGGCGACGCCTCCGGGACCGGATACTGGTCGCCCGCGACCGGCTCCTACCGGACCGACATCCTGGCGGCGGCCTTCGGCGCCGTCCCCGGGCTGCCCCAGGTGCTGGGCCCCCGCGACCAGGCGGGCGAGCTGAGCGTCCCCGGCGGCCGGGGACCGGTCCGGCTCGCGCCCGGGACCGGGGACAACATGGCCGCGGCCCTCGGTGTCGGGGCACTGCCGGGAGACGTGGTCGTGTCGCTCGGGACGTCGGGGACGGCGTTCGCGGTCGCCGACGTCCCGAGCGCCGACCCCAGTGGCGCCGTGGCCGGGTTCGCGGACGCCACCGGGCGGTTCCTGCCGCTGGTGTGCACGCTCAACGCGGCCCGGGTGCTCGACGCCGCCGCCCGGCTGCTCGGGGTCGACCTCGACAGGCTCGGGCGGCTCGCCCTCGACGCCCCTGCGGGGGCGGGCGGGCTGGTCTGCGTGCCCTACCTGGAGGGGGAGCGGACCCCGAACCTCCCCGACGCCACGGGCTCGCTGCACGGCCTGACCCTGGGCACTTCGACCCCCGCCCACCTGGCCAGGGCGGCGGTGGAGGGCATGCTCTGCCACATGGCCGACGCGTTCGACGCCCTGGGACTGGACCCGGCCCGGGTGCTGCTCATCGGGGGCGGCGCCCGGTCGGAGGCCGTACGGCGGATCGCCCCGGCGGTCTTCGGGCGGCCCGTGGTCGTGCCCGAACCGGGGGAGTACGTCGCCGACGGCGCGGCGAGGCAGGCCGCCTGGCTGCTCGGCGGCGGCGCCGAACCCCCGGTCTGGGAGACGGGCGGGACCGAGCGCTTCGAGGCCGACGCCACGCCGGACGTGAGGGCCCGCTACGCCGAGGCCCGCGACGGGCGCTGA
- a CDS encoding VOC family protein, whose protein sequence is MPVQRLNHAVLYVRDVERSVAFYEEALGFRVVMGMRGAAFLQASGSSNDHDLGLFELGSQAGASGAGRSTVGLYHLAWEVDTLAELERIAVKLSEMNALVGASDHSTTKALYAKDPDGLEFEVSWLVPADLLTEDVLNGRSGIKPLDLAREKERYGAQTRGGLGVSIPA, encoded by the coding sequence ATGCCGGTCCAGCGGCTCAACCACGCCGTCCTGTACGTCCGCGACGTCGAGCGCAGCGTCGCCTTCTACGAGGAGGCCCTCGGCTTCAGGGTCGTCATGGGCATGCGGGGCGCCGCCTTCCTCCAGGCCTCCGGCTCCAGCAACGACCACGACCTCGGCCTGTTCGAGCTCGGCTCCCAGGCCGGGGCGTCCGGCGCCGGCCGCTCCACCGTCGGCCTCTACCACCTGGCCTGGGAGGTGGACACCCTGGCGGAGCTGGAGCGGATCGCGGTCAAGCTCAGCGAGATGAACGCGCTGGTCGGCGCCTCGGACCACTCCACCACCAAGGCCCTGTACGCCAAGGACCCCGACGGCCTGGAGTTCGAGGTGTCCTGGCTGGTCCCGGCCGACCTGCTCACCGAGGACGTGCTGAACGGGCGCAGCGGCATCAAGCCCCTCGACCTCGCCAGGGAGAAGGAGCGCTACGGCGCGCAGACCCGCGGCGGCCTCGGCGTCTCGATCCCCGCCTGA
- a CDS encoding ROK family transcriptional regulator, whose protein sequence is MTQAVRHDSMRARNLGVVLGEVRRSGPITRAALAEITGLTKTTVSKMVGDLLGAGMVTEAGALRDGERGRPGTAVSLSGHRVAALGLEINVDYLSACVVDLTLSVRLRRTQAVDNRAASPVETLAHLQELAHRAVDEARSEGLAIAGSTLAVPGPVDGGLLHAAPNLGWHDVRVGDLLDFPVAVENEANLAALGELWFGSGPSDFLHVSGEIGVGAGLVVGGALFRGARGLAGELGHVIVSPDGPTCRCGGRGCLEQYAGQEALLRAAGLDGVPELVERLQAGTPGALRACERAGQALGVALTSAVHLMDPGTVVLGGIFAPLFPWIHGPARETMTARLARMRHAVPELTVSRLGGDAASLGAAGQVIHRIIADPGAHLAATTARPAPGPH, encoded by the coding sequence ATGACGCAGGCCGTACGCCATGACTCGATGCGCGCCCGCAACCTCGGCGTGGTCCTCGGCGAGGTCCGGCGGAGCGGGCCGATCACCCGCGCGGCGCTGGCCGAGATCACCGGGCTGACCAAGACCACGGTGTCCAAGATGGTCGGCGACCTGCTCGGCGCGGGCATGGTGACCGAGGCTGGCGCGCTGAGGGACGGCGAGCGGGGACGGCCGGGTACGGCGGTCAGCCTCAGCGGGCACCGGGTCGCGGCACTCGGCCTGGAGATCAACGTCGACTACCTGTCCGCGTGCGTCGTGGACCTCACGCTCTCGGTCCGGCTGCGCCGTACACAGGCTGTGGACAACCGGGCCGCCTCGCCTGTGGAAACTCTTGCTCACCTGCAAGAACTTGCCCACAGGGCTGTGGACGAAGCCCGCTCGGAGGGGCTGGCCATCGCCGGCTCCACCCTCGCCGTCCCCGGTCCCGTGGACGGCGGGCTGCTCCACGCCGCCCCGAACCTCGGCTGGCACGACGTGCGCGTCGGCGACCTGCTGGACTTCCCCGTGGCCGTGGAGAACGAGGCCAACCTGGCCGCGCTGGGCGAGCTCTGGTTCGGCTCGGGCCCGAGCGACTTCCTCCACGTGTCCGGGGAGATAGGCGTCGGCGCCGGCCTGGTGGTCGGCGGCGCCCTGTTCCGCGGCGCCCGCGGCCTCGCCGGGGAGCTGGGCCACGTGATCGTCTCCCCCGACGGCCCCACCTGCCGCTGCGGCGGCCGGGGCTGCCTGGAGCAGTACGCGGGCCAGGAGGCCCTCCTGAGGGCGGCCGGCCTGGACGGGGTGCCCGAACTCGTGGAGCGCCTCCAGGCGGGCACCCCCGGCGCGCTGCGCGCCTGCGAGCGCGCCGGGCAGGCGCTCGGCGTCGCCCTGACCTCCGCGGTCCACCTGATGGACCCCGGGACGGTCGTGCTGGGCGGCATCTTCGCCCCGCTGTTCCCGTGGATCCACGGCCCCGCCCGCGAGACGATGACCGCCCGGCTGGCCCGGATGCGCCACGCCGTCCCCGAGCTCACCGTCTCCCGGCTCGGCGGCGACGCCGCGTCCCTGGGCGCCGCCGGACAGGTCATCCACCGGATCATCGCCGACCCCGGCGCCCACCTGGCCGCGACCACCGCCCGGCCGGCCCCCGGACCGCACTGA
- a CDS encoding GTP-binding protein: MDFGPSDEPVALKILIAGGFGVGKTTLVGAISEIRPLRTEEVLSDRGIGIDDVEGVEGKTTTTVAMDFGRITIREGLVVYLFGTPGQERFWFMWDELSYGALGAVVLADTRRLTDCFPSIDYFEQRGTPFIVAVNCFDGADRYEAEDVRVALDLDPDVPVLLCDVRRRASAKNVLVTLVEHSLKVLTASQH, from the coding sequence ATGGACTTCGGGCCCTCTGACGAACCCGTCGCGCTCAAGATTCTCATCGCGGGTGGCTTCGGGGTGGGCAAGACCACGCTCGTCGGCGCGATCAGCGAGATCCGTCCGCTCCGCACCGAGGAGGTGCTCTCCGACCGCGGCATCGGCATCGACGATGTCGAGGGCGTGGAGGGCAAGACCACCACCACCGTCGCGATGGACTTCGGCCGCATCACGATCCGGGAGGGCCTGGTCGTGTACCTGTTCGGCACTCCCGGGCAGGAGCGGTTCTGGTTCATGTGGGACGAGCTGTCCTACGGCGCGCTGGGCGCGGTCGTGCTGGCCGACACCCGGCGGCTGACCGACTGCTTCCCCTCGATCGACTACTTCGAGCAGCGCGGGACGCCGTTCATCGTGGCGGTCAACTGCTTCGACGGCGCCGACCGCTACGAGGCCGAGGACGTGCGGGTCGCCCTCGACCTGGACCCGGACGTGCCGGTGCTGCTGTGCGACGTACGGCGCCGCGCCTCGGCCAAGAACGTGCTGGTGACGCTCGTGGAGCACTCCCTCAAGGTGCTGACGGCAAGCCAGCACTGA
- a CDS encoding roadblock/LC7 domain-containing protein encodes MPGELYWLLDDFVTSVADVSHALILSNDGLMVASSRGLSKEDADHLSAVASGFQSLAKGTSLQFGGGAVRQTMVEMDSAFLFVTSAGQGSCLSVMTTGAADVGLIAYEMARLVTRVGQHLATGPRVAGQ; translated from the coding sequence GTGCCGGGCGAGCTTTATTGGCTTCTGGATGACTTCGTCACGAGTGTGGCGGATGTCTCGCACGCGTTGATCCTGTCCAACGACGGGCTGATGGTGGCCTCGTCCCGAGGGCTGAGCAAGGAGGACGCCGATCACCTGTCGGCCGTCGCCTCCGGGTTCCAGAGTCTGGCCAAGGGGACCAGCCTGCAGTTCGGAGGCGGAGCCGTACGCCAGACGATGGTGGAGATGGACTCCGCGTTCCTCTTCGTCACCTCCGCCGGTCAGGGGAGCTGCCTGTCGGTCATGACCACCGGCGCCGCCGACGTGGGCCTGATCGCCTACGAGATGGCCCGCCTGGTCACCCGCGTGGGCCAGCACCTCGCCACCGGTCCCCGGGTGGCCGGCCAATGA
- a CDS encoding sensor histidine kinase, with protein sequence MASSRSIRFKISVLVAIPLTSLVALWGFAATVTVGDSMSLLTVATMYDSFGGPGDDLSNALQREHLLSSEYLAGRSEADRATLAGQRTVTDQARARFRRATVADPAQSAMTPEMRVRFDELMARVNALDTLRSKIDNNRIAPVTLANEFALVPDALHRLFNSMSLNNDLPLYRQSRGLTVIIYAKDFLSRERALAAGSLALGRRMTSSELRLFTQLSTKRIFLMEQGLPELEQGLRKPFTDLAASRLYSRFTDLEERLLSGATVSPTDWRAATDDLEAAYQRSVTATGIALYDRATPSAVETFARAGIAGVLGLVAVVASLLVSYRVGRGLTRELADLRQAATDLAETRLPRVMGKLRRGEKVDVEAEAPPLEPLGSTAEIHDVAAAFDSVQHRAVDSAVEQARLREAVAQSFRNLARRSQSLLQRQLKLLDGMQKQAEDPDALENLFRLDHLTTRMRRHAEGLVILSGGAAGRKWRSSVLMEDVLRGAAAQVEDYARVRIYPMPGTTLVGSAVADMMHLFAEIIENATVFSPPGGEVSIRGELVGRGFTIEIEDRGLGLTAEKRAAINERLASPPEFDPAETDRLGFAVVGLLAARYGVGVTLRTSPYGGTGVVILLPESLLGDPEPVDPEPVLREITTSVEPVLREIAKPVEPVVPVPADLWKTPLRRGNGGLPRRVRQANISPQLRQESAPVAEAEERSPEEARALLNSFQAGWRRGRSAGEDSDDDSGMER encoded by the coding sequence ATGGCATCGAGCAGGTCCATCCGGTTCAAGATCTCGGTGCTGGTGGCCATCCCGCTGACCTCGCTGGTCGCCCTCTGGGGCTTCGCCGCGACCGTCACCGTCGGCGACTCGATGAGCCTGCTCACCGTCGCCACGATGTACGACTCCTTCGGCGGTCCGGGTGACGACCTGAGCAACGCCCTGCAGCGCGAGCATCTGCTGTCCTCCGAGTATCTGGCCGGCCGCTCGGAGGCCGACCGCGCCACCCTCGCCGGGCAGCGCACCGTGACCGACCAGGCCCGTGCCCGCTTCCGCCGGGCCACCGTCGCCGATCCGGCCCAGTCGGCCATGACCCCGGAGATGCGGGTCCGCTTCGACGAGCTGATGGCCCGCGTGAACGCGCTCGACACGCTCCGGTCCAAGATCGACAACAACCGGATCGCGCCGGTCACGCTCGCCAACGAGTTCGCCCTGGTGCCCGACGCCCTGCACCGGCTCTTCAACAGCATGAGCCTCAACAACGACCTGCCGCTCTACCGGCAGTCACGCGGCCTCACCGTGATCATCTACGCCAAGGACTTCCTCAGCCGCGAGCGGGCGCTCGCGGCCGGGTCGCTGGCGCTCGGCCGCCGGATGACATCGAGCGAGCTGCGCCTGTTCACCCAGCTCTCCACCAAGCGGATCTTCCTCATGGAGCAGGGGCTGCCGGAGCTGGAGCAGGGGCTGCGCAAGCCCTTCACCGACCTGGCCGCCTCCCGGCTGTACTCCAGGTTCACCGACCTCGAAGAGCGCCTGCTGTCCGGCGCCACCGTGTCGCCCACCGACTGGCGGGCCGCCACCGACGATCTGGAGGCCGCCTACCAGCGGTCCGTGACGGCGACCGGCATCGCCCTCTACGACCGGGCGACGCCGTCGGCCGTGGAGACCTTCGCCAGGGCCGGGATCGCCGGCGTGCTCGGGCTCGTCGCGGTCGTCGCGTCGCTGCTGGTCTCCTACCGGGTGGGCCGCGGGCTCACCCGGGAGCTCGCCGACCTGAGGCAGGCCGCCACGGATCTCGCGGAGACACGGCTGCCCCGGGTCATGGGGAAGCTGCGCCGGGGCGAGAAGGTGGACGTGGAGGCCGAGGCGCCCCCGCTGGAACCGCTGGGCAGCACGGCCGAGATCCACGACGTCGCCGCCGCCTTCGACAGCGTCCAGCACCGCGCCGTGGACTCCGCGGTCGAGCAGGCCAGGCTGCGCGAGGCGGTCGCCCAGTCCTTCCGCAACCTCGCCCGGCGGAGCCAGTCCCTGCTGCAGCGCCAGCTCAAGCTGCTCGACGGGATGCAGAAGCAGGCCGAGGACCCCGATGCGCTGGAGAACCTGTTCCGGCTCGACCACCTCACCACCCGCATGCGCCGCCACGCCGAGGGCCTGGTGATCCTCTCCGGCGGCGCCGCCGGCCGCAAGTGGCGCTCGTCGGTCCTGATGGAGGACGTGCTGCGCGGTGCCGCCGCCCAGGTCGAGGACTACGCCCGGGTGCGGATCTACCCGATGCCCGGCACCACCCTGGTCGGCAGCGCGGTGGCGGACATGATGCACCTGTTCGCCGAGATCATCGAGAACGCCACCGTCTTCTCCCCGCCCGGAGGCGAGGTGTCGATCCGGGGCGAGCTCGTGGGCCGTGGTTTCACGATCGAGATCGAGGACAGGGGACTCGGCCTGACCGCGGAGAAGCGTGCCGCGATCAACGAGCGCCTGGCCAGCCCGCCGGAGTTCGACCCGGCCGAGACCGATCGGCTGGGTTTCGCGGTGGTCGGCCTGCTGGCCGCGCGCTACGGGGTCGGTGTGACGCTGCGGACCTCGCCGTACGGCGGGACCGGGGTGGTCATCCTGCTGCCGGAGTCGCTGCTGGGCGATCCGGAGCCGGTCGATCCGGAGCCGGTGCTGCGGGAGATCACCACGTCTGTCGAGCCGGTGCTGCGGGAGATCGCCAAGCCCGTCGAGCCGGTGGTCCCGGTCCCGGCGGACCTGTGGAAGACGCCGCTGCGGCGCGGCAACGGCGGGCTGCCCCGCCGGGTGCGCCAGGCGAACATCTCGCCGCAGCTGCGGCAGGAGTCCGCCCCGGTGGCCGAGGCGGAGGAGCGATCACCGGAGGAGGCGCGGGCGTTGCTGAACTCGTTCCAAGCGGGGTGGAGGCGCGGACGGTCGGCCGGCGAGGACAGCGACGACGACAGCGGTATGGAGCGGTGA
- a CDS encoding bifunctional 5,10-methylenetetrahydrofolate dehydrogenase/5,10-methenyltetrahydrofolate cyclohydrolase, which translates to MSARPLSGRDLAAAIRTDAAERAAELAAAGRPAKLAVVTATADESSAWYVRSIVTAAGKAGIACEVVDLGPEAPVAEIRERLESLSADDQVSGIILQTPLPGGAKLEDLASAIVPAKDVDGANPLSLGRLAAGLPAFAPATAEAVVRILEHHGVELAGRHAVVVGRSTVVGKPAAHLLLDRHATVTVCHSRTADLPAVTSAGDILVAAVGRAGLITAEHVKPGAVVVDVGTNPTEDGGLVGDVAPAAAERAGALTPVPGGVGPVTTALLLQHTVRAARE; encoded by the coding sequence ATGAGTGCGCGTCCCCTGTCCGGCAGGGACCTCGCCGCCGCCATCCGGACGGACGCCGCGGAGCGGGCCGCCGAGCTGGCGGCCGCCGGCCGGCCGGCGAAGCTCGCCGTGGTCACGGCCACCGCGGACGAGTCCAGCGCCTGGTACGTGCGCTCGATCGTGACCGCGGCGGGCAAGGCGGGCATCGCGTGCGAGGTCGTGGACCTGGGCCCGGAGGCGCCGGTCGCGGAGATCCGGGAGCGCCTGGAGTCGTTGAGCGCCGACGACCAGGTGAGCGGGATCATTCTGCAGACCCCCCTTCCGGGGGGTGCCAAGCTTGAGGACCTCGCCTCCGCCATCGTCCCCGCCAAGGACGTCGACGGGGCCAACCCGCTCTCGCTCGGCCGCCTGGCCGCCGGACTCCCCGCCTTCGCGCCGGCGACGGCCGAGGCGGTGGTGCGGATCCTGGAGCATCACGGGGTGGAGCTCGCCGGACGCCACGCGGTGGTGGTCGGCCGCTCCACGGTCGTCGGCAAGCCCGCGGCCCACCTGCTGCTGGACCGCCACGCCACCGTCACGGTGTGCCACTCGCGCACCGCCGACCTGCCCGCCGTGACTTCGGCGGGCGACATCCTGGTCGCGGCCGTCGGCCGGGCCGGGCTCATCACCGCCGAGCACGTCAAGCCGGGGGCCGTGGTGGTGGACGTGGGCACGAACCCCACCGAGGACGGAGGCCTCGTCGGCGACGTGGCCCCGGCCGCGGCCGAGCGGGCGGGAGCGCTGACGCCGGTGCCCGGCGGAGTGGGGCCGGTGACCACCGCCCTGCTGCTCCAGCACACCGTGCGGGCCGCGCGGGAGTAG
- the xylA gene encoding xylose isomerase, which yields MSDYTPKPEDRFTFGLWTVGWQARDQFGDASRAPLDPVESVHRLAELGAYGVTFHDDDLLAVEPDRDKAVERFKKALAETGLKVPMATTNLFTHPVFKDGGFTSNDRDVRRYALRKVMRNVDLAAELGATTYVCWGGREGAESGAAKDIRAALSRYKEGMDLLTSYVIDRGYDIRFAIEPKPNEPRGDILLPTVGHALAFINELEHSERVGLNPEVGHEEMAGLNFAHGIAQALWHGKLFHIDLNGQHGPRFDQDLVFGHGDVKNSFFLVDLLENGGYDGPRHFDYKPLRTEDAEDVWVSAAANMRTYLILKEKVKAFHADPEVVEARAASRVAELSEPTLAPGETLEDLHRDDFDVDRAAARGFHFSRLNQLALEHLLGVRG from the coding sequence ATGAGCGACTACACGCCCAAGCCTGAGGACCGCTTCACCTTCGGGCTGTGGACCGTCGGCTGGCAGGCCCGTGACCAGTTCGGAGACGCGAGCCGTGCCCCGCTCGACCCGGTGGAGAGCGTCCACCGCCTCGCCGAGCTCGGCGCGTACGGCGTCACCTTCCACGACGACGACCTGCTGGCCGTCGAGCCGGACCGGGACAAGGCCGTCGAGCGTTTCAAGAAGGCCCTGGCCGAGACCGGCCTCAAGGTCCCCATGGCCACCACGAACCTGTTCACCCACCCCGTCTTCAAGGACGGCGGGTTCACCAGCAACGACCGCGACGTGCGCCGCTACGCCCTGCGCAAGGTGATGCGCAACGTCGACCTGGCAGCCGAGCTCGGCGCGACCACCTACGTCTGCTGGGGCGGCCGCGAGGGCGCCGAGTCAGGGGCCGCCAAGGACATCAGGGCCGCGCTCAGCCGTTACAAGGAGGGCATGGACCTGCTGACCTCCTACGTGATCGACCGGGGCTACGACATCAGGTTCGCCATCGAGCCCAAGCCGAACGAGCCGCGCGGCGACATCCTGCTCCCGACCGTCGGCCACGCGCTCGCCTTCATCAACGAGCTGGAGCACTCCGAGCGGGTCGGCCTCAACCCGGAGGTCGGCCACGAGGAGATGGCCGGGCTCAACTTCGCGCACGGCATCGCGCAGGCGCTCTGGCACGGCAAGCTCTTCCACATCGACCTCAACGGCCAGCACGGCCCCCGGTTCGACCAGGACCTCGTCTTCGGCCACGGCGACGTGAAGAACTCCTTCTTCCTGGTGGACCTGCTGGAGAACGGCGGCTACGACGGCCCCCGGCACTTCGACTACAAGCCGCTGCGCACCGAGGACGCCGAGGACGTCTGGGTCTCGGCCGCGGCCAACATGCGCACCTACCTGATCCTCAAGGAGAAGGTGAAGGCCTTCCACGCCGACCCCGAGGTCGTCGAGGCGCGCGCCGCCAGCAGGGTCGCCGAGCTGTCCGAGCCCACGCTGGCCCCCGGTGAGACGCTTGAGGACCTGCACCGCGACGACTTCGACGTCGACCGGGCCGCCGCGCGAGGCTTCCACTTCTCCCGGCTGAACCAGCTCGCCCTGGAGCACCTCCTCGGAGTCCGGGGATGA
- a CDS encoding DUF742 domain-containing protein — protein sequence MSDDVEWVDEEAGPVVRPYALTGGRTSTSSAAFDLLSMVVATGSAVSASSHLGSEHRRLLGLMRRTRPIVEIASDVGLPIGVIRVLLGDLLDQGLILVRSPLPAATSPAESLLKEVISGLRAL from the coding sequence ATGAGCGACGACGTCGAGTGGGTCGACGAGGAGGCGGGTCCGGTCGTCCGTCCCTACGCGCTCACGGGCGGGCGGACCTCGACGTCCTCCGCCGCGTTCGACCTGTTGTCGATGGTGGTGGCGACCGGGTCGGCGGTCTCCGCCAGTTCGCACCTGGGCTCGGAGCACCGGCGGCTGCTGGGCCTGATGAGGCGGACCCGGCCGATCGTGGAGATCGCCTCGGACGTCGGCCTGCCGATCGGGGTGATCAGGGTGCTGCTCGGGGACCTGCTGGACCAGGGCCTGATCCTGGTGCGCTCGCCGCTCCCGGCGGCCACGTCGCCCGCGGAGAGCCTGCTGAAGGAAGTGATCAGCGGCCTCCGGGCGCTGTGA
- a CDS encoding DUF998 domain-containing protein yields MLALKRLYPLVACAGIVIAAVATVIGQIDPDPYLDPLNLTISEYAALDRGGATEFAMATLGVASFALVAGLRAAMAPIGAAAERLMLAWSAALVVIAIVPTTAPGLAMDLTAQVHRYVSIAAFVAMPVAGALMVARLREDERWRAVARPVEWLALAGGFGLLAITYVALPGDRVLIGLVERVLLGAEVALIGVLAVRLAQLTWVRSAARASRAALG; encoded by the coding sequence ATGCTCGCGTTGAAGAGGCTCTACCCGCTGGTCGCCTGCGCCGGGATCGTGATCGCCGCCGTGGCCACGGTCATCGGTCAGATCGATCCGGATCCTTACCTGGACCCGCTCAATCTGACGATCAGCGAGTACGCCGCCCTGGACCGCGGGGGAGCGACCGAGTTCGCCATGGCCACCCTGGGGGTCGCCTCCTTCGCGCTGGTCGCGGGGCTGCGGGCGGCCATGGCGCCGATCGGCGCGGCGGCGGAGCGGCTGATGCTGGCATGGAGCGCGGCGCTGGTCGTCATCGCGATCGTGCCGACCACCGCCCCGGGGCTGGCGATGGATCTGACCGCCCAGGTGCACCGCTACGTGTCGATCGCCGCGTTCGTCGCCATGCCCGTGGCCGGCGCGCTGATGGTGGCGCGGCTGCGGGAGGACGAGCGGTGGCGGGCGGTGGCCAGGCCGGTGGAGTGGCTGGCGCTGGCCGGCGGGTTCGGGCTGCTGGCGATCACCTACGTGGCGCTCCCCGGCGACCGGGTGCTGATCGGCCTCGTGGAGCGGGTCCTGCTGGGCGCCGAGGTCGCCCTGATCGGGGTGCTGGCCGTACGGCTGGCGCAGTTGACCTGGGTGCGGAGCGCAGCCCGTGCCTCACGCGCTGCTCTTGGCTGA
- a CDS encoding DUF742 domain-containing protein yields the protein MTQWMDEEAGPIVRPYALIGGRTRSSGDALDLIAMVTATGAVASGGFVPGPEQERILSLVTTATSVADVASELDLPLGVVRVLLGDLQDHQLISIGRASASERILKEVINGLRAL from the coding sequence ATGACGCAGTGGATGGACGAGGAGGCGGGGCCGATAGTCCGGCCCTACGCGCTCATCGGCGGCCGCACCCGCTCCTCCGGTGACGCGCTGGACCTGATCGCGATGGTCACCGCGACCGGTGCCGTCGCGTCCGGCGGGTTCGTGCCGGGGCCGGAACAGGAGCGCATCCTCTCTCTGGTCACCACCGCGACATCGGTGGCCGACGTGGCCTCGGAGCTCGACCTGCCGTTGGGCGTGGTCCGCGTCCTCCTCGGCGACCTGCAGGATCACCAGCTCATCTCGATCGGGCGCGCTTCGGCGAGCGAGCGCATTCTCAAGGAAGTGATCAATGGACTTCGGGCCCTCTGA